One genomic segment of Scophthalmus maximus strain ysfricsl-2021 chromosome 3, ASM2237912v1, whole genome shotgun sequence includes these proteins:
- the LOC118316664 gene encoding helicase ARIP4-like isoform X2, translated as MLLLDESESFADQSHGAPFSSENEAQGGDPAVWQCTPPPSTSPSGDTPAHPPLYQPASRPRSRPASQMPSPPSALSGTKKRSSKPAHMRRNIRKLLREHQLEAVTKAVQQEELERRRRLDQQRKQDFPVPLLPEYTTGDVAKHVSSSSASAASLQEVKSATLCLDSPSTGISEDGGRTKARESSTTEHRRKTDVIDLSSGEDDDADDADADDAVHIGSESANEEESESEPSGIHANDALNRPDERGRVLVNLSHPAAEPDIFLSPQLARAVKPHQIGGVRFLYDNLVESVERFGSGSGFGCILAHSMGLGKTLQVISFIDVLFRHTQAHTVLAIVPVNTLQNWLSEFNTWVPPPEALPPDTDPALVTPRAFNVHILNDEHKNTATRAKVVEEWAKDGGVLLMGYEMYRLLSLKKSVVAGRKKKSKKTTGPVIVDLDEEDRQQELLKGIERALARPGPDVVICDEGHRIKNCHASTSQALKSIRTRRRVVLTGYPLQNNLIEYWCMVDFVRPDFLGTRQEFSNMFERPILNGQCVDSTPQDMQLMRYRSHVLHSLLEGFVQRRGHDVLKDQLPPKEEHVILVRLSPLQRALYTEFMNRFREAGNTGWLSLNPLKAFCVCCKIWNHPDVLHEAIQKENLASDQDLDLDDLTSTGPARCPTAPSQKSKALEGANPAGGLSLSQLQEKANQVITYEWSKDIMYDYEPGILENSAKMVMLFHLIEESVRKGDKLLVFSQSLSTLTVIEDFLAKRPVPPSPNTSGSGRPNQNWVRNLNYYRLDGSTTASERERLINQFNDPANTSVWVFLLSTRAGCLGVNLIGANRVVVFDASWNPCHDAQAVCRVYRYGQKKPCHIYRLVCDFTLEKKIYDRQISKQGMSDRVVDDLNPVLTFTRREVESLLHFVEEEPDPTQVLLQPQDRMESVLRKALHHYPHLITKQPFHHESLLMDRRELKLSSAQKTAAKKGYEEEKRASVPYTRPSYAHYYPASDQSLTNIPAFSQRNWRPPPHAEEKPVASVRPVQSTPVPMTSRQTCEDSAADDSPGSSLGGFPVSCLQKAGVFVQKIVTTTDIVIPGTNSSTDVQARIEAGASIHIIRGTKGTYIRTSDGRIFAIRAANKAKTAEGSTTAPPKDSQTPPVDVSTNGSPSPDKKQRVPSKSLPRPLSPDGPKILDELQRYTATVSGAQPGRAAESNANNPPSTKLPRTNGGSRKSFPSGDVSHHDASVTNVIQPKIDATAAQDLRTGPKRKASSSPLDVQPSKQRSAGKHSSASLAPQGFPFTGGYGLPPLGLNPTMLSGSLGHPLFVGAGSPYFQPPHTQLGDPSYMYTDLFGLGGASAAPTSSSSISAMTTTAAAVSSSSSSASVKAASLGPGALPPFMLSPSMAGMAGMLPNGFPLSYNQSLASLYTGSMLPGGLPGPAATPGPAGASFLSQYPPTAASSSSSSSPSSFSSLALSEGHRGPVLVNGGHVSSADSSDDDDDIIEVSGQ; from the exons ACCAGTCCCACGGCGCCCCCTTCAGCTCCGAGAATGAGGCTCAGGGAGGGGACCCCGCTGTGTGGCAGTGCACTCCTCCCCCATCTACCTCACCTTCGGGGGACACGCCGGCCCACCCGCCCCTCTACCAGCCAGCGTCCAGACCCCGCTCCAGGCCGGCCAGCCAAatgccctcccctccctccgccctgTCGGGAACCAAGAAGAGAAGCTCCAAACCGGCGCACATGAGACGCAACATCAG GAAGCTGCTGAGGGAGCATCAGTTGGAGGCAGTGACCAAAGCCgtccagcaggaggagctggagaggaggcGACGCCTGGaccagcagagaaaacaggattTCCCCGTACCGCTGCTGCCTGAATACACAACTG gcGATGTGGCCAAGCACGTGTCCTCTTCATCGGCCTCAGCGGCGTCACTGCAAGAAGTGAAGTCGGCCACACTCTGCTTGGACTCCCCCAGCACCGGCATCAGCGAGGACGGCGGCAGGACTAAGGCGCGCGAGTCCTCGACCACGGAGCACAGGCGCAAAACag ACGTGATCGACCTGAGCTCGGGCGAGGACGACGACGCCGACGACGCCGACGCCGACGACGCCGTCCACATCGGCAGCGAGTCCGCCAAcgaggaagagagcgagagcgagccGAGCGGCATCCACGCCAACGACGCCCTCAACCGACCCGACGAGCGGGGCAGGGTGTTGGTCAACTTGAGCCACCCGGCTGCGGAGccggacattttcctttcaCCTCAGCTGGCACGGGCGGTCAAACCTCACCAG aTCGGTGGAGTCCGTTTCCTGTACGACAACCTGGTGGAGTCGGTGGAGCGCTTCGGCAGCGGCAGTGGATTCGGCTGCATCCTGGCTCACAGCATGGGCCTGGGCAAAACGCTGCAAGTCATCTCCTTCATCGACGTCCTGTTCCGACACACCCAGGCTCACACCGTGCTCGCCATCGTACCT gtGAACACGTTGCAGAACTGGCTGTCAGAGTTCAACACATGGGTCCCGCCCCCGGAGGCGTTGCCCCCGGATACAGACCCCGCGCTGGTGACGCCTCGTGCCTTTAATGTTCACATCCTCAACGACGAGCACAA AAATACAGCTACCAGGGCCAAGGTGGTGGAGGAGTGGGCAAAGGACGGCGGAGTGCTGCTGATGGGCTACGAGATGTACCGCCTCCTGTCGCTGAAGAAGAGCGTCGTGGccgggaggaagaagaagagcaagaaaacAACAGGACCTGTCATCGTTGACCTGGACGAAGAGGACAGGCAGCAGGAACTGCTCAAAG GTATCGAGAGAGCCTTAGCCCGGCCTGGTCCGGATGTGGTGATCTGTGACGAAGGCCATCGCATCAAGAACTGCCACGCCAGCACCTCCCAGGCTCTGAAGAGCATCCGAACTCGCCGCCGCGTGGTCCTGACCGGCTACCCGCTCCAGAACAACCTGATCGAGTACTGGTGCATGGTCGATTTTGTCAGACCCGACTTCCTTG GTACACGCCAGGAGTTCAGTAACATGTTTGAGCGTCCCATTCTGAACGGGCAGTGTGTGGACAGCACGCCTCAGGACATGCAGCTGATGAGGTACAGGAGCCACGTCCTGCACAGCCTGCTCGAGGGCTTCGTACAGAG ACGAGGCCATGACGTCCTGAAGGACCAGCTGCCCCCGAAGGAGGAGCACGTAATCCTGGTGCGTCTGTCTCCCCTGCAGAGGGCGCTCTACACCGAGTTCATGAACCGCTTCAGAGAGGCAGGAAACACTGGCTGGCTCAGCCTCAACCCACTGAAGGCGTTCTGTGTCTGCTGCAAG ATTTGGAACCATCCGGATGTCCTGCACGAGGCCATACAGAAGGAAAACCTGGCGAGtgaccaggacctggacctcGATGATCTGACCTCCACGGGACCCGCCCGCTGTCCAACCGCACCCAGTCAAAAGTCCAAGGCCCTGGAGGGTGCGAACCCCGCCGGCGGACTGAGTCTCAGCCAGCTGCAGGAGAAAGCCAACCAGGTCATCACCTACGAATGG TCGAAGGACATCATGTATGACTACGAACCCGGCATCCTGGAGAACTCCGCGAAGATGGTGATGCTGTTCCACCTGATAGAGGAGAGCGTCAGGAAGGGAGACAAACTGCTCGTCTTTAG TCAGAGTTTGTCCACGCTGACGGTGATTGAGGATTTCTTGGCCAAGAGGCCGGTGCCTCCCTCACCCAACACCTCCGGCAGTGGTAGACCCAATCAGAACTGGGTCCGCAACCTCAACTACTACA GACTGGATGGAAGTACGACGgcctccgagagagagagactgataaACCAATTCAACGATCCAGCCAACACCTCTGTGTGGGTCTTTCTGCTCTCGACCAG GGCTGGTTGTCTGGGTGTGAATCTGATCGGGGCGAACCGCGTGGTGGTGTTCGACGCCTCCTGGAACCCGTGCCATGATGCCCAGGCCGTGTGCCGCGTCTACCGCTACGGTCAAAAGAAGCCGTGTCACATCTACCGACTCGTGTGTGACTTCACGCTGGAGAAGAAGATCTACGACCGGCAGATCTCCAAACAGGGCATGTCAG ACCGGGTGGTGGATGACCTGAACCCCGTGCTGACCTTCACCAGGAGGGAGGTGGAgtctctccttcactttgtggaggaggagccggACCCCACCCAGGTCCTGCTGCAGCCCCAGGACCGAATGGAGAGTGTTCTCCGAAAGGCGCTGCACCACTATCCTCACCTAATTACCAAG CAACCATTCCACCATGAGTCCCTGCTGATGGACCGCCGGGAGCTGAAGCTGAGCAGCGCTCAGAAGACAGCTGCTAAGAAGGGctacgaggaggagaagagggcctCTGTGCCGTACACCCGCCCGTCCTACGCTCACTACTACCCGGCCAGTGACCAGAGCCTCACCAACATCCCGGCCTTCAGCCAGAGAAACTG GCGCCCTCCCCCTCATGCAGAGGAGAAGCCCGTGGCCAGTGTCCGGCCAGTCCAGTCCACCCCCGTTCCCATGACGTCCCGCCAGACGTGTGAAGACTCTGCCGCAGACGACTCACCCGGATCCAGCCTTGGAGGATTCCCAGTTAGCTGCCTGCAGAAAGCCGGGGTGTTTGTACAGAAGATTGTCACCACTACTG ACATAGTGATTCCAGGTACCAACAGTTCAACAGATGTCCAGGCCAGAATCGAAGCTGGAGCGAGCATCCACATCATCAGGGGCACCAAAG GGACCTACATCAGGACATCAGATGGACGAATCTTTGCCATCAGAGCAGCTAATAAGGCCAAGACTGCTGAGGGGAGCACGACAGCACCACCCAAAG ACTCGCAGACCCCACCTGTCGACGTTTCAACCAACGGCAGTCCGTCACCTGACAAGAAGCAGCGGGTACCCTCCAAGTCTTTGCCCCGCCCTCTTTCACCTGACGGCCCAAAGATCCTAGACGAGCTGCAGCGCTACACTGCCACAGTCTCCGGGGCTCAACCAGGCAGGGCGGCAGAGAGCAACGCGAACAACCCGCCTTCCACCAAACTGCCTCGAACCAACGGCGGCAGCAGGAAGAGTTTTCCCAGTGGAGATGTGAGCCACCACGATGCCTCTGTGACTAATGTAATCCAGCCCAAGATTGACGCCACTGCCGCCCAAGACCTGAGAACGGGCCCCAAACGCAaagcctcctcctcgcctctggATGTGCAGCCCAGCAAGCAGCGGTCTGCGGGCAAACACTCCTCAGCGTCTCTGGCCCCGCAAGGCTTCCCCTTCACTGGGGGCTACGGCCTCCCTCCCCTGGGCCTCAACCCAACCATGTTGAGTGGGTCGCTGGGGCACCCGCTCTTTGTCGGGGCTGGTTCGCCTTACTTCCAGCCCCCCCACACTCAACTGGGGGACCCCAGTTACATGTACACAGATCTGTTTGGCTTGGGCGGAGCCAGCGCAgcccccacctcctcttcctccatctcagCGATGACGACCACCGCCGCTGCCgtgtcatcttcctcctcctctgcatcagTCAAAGCTGCCAGTTTGGGTCCAGGTGCCCTGCCACCGTTCATGCTGAGCCCCAGCATGGCGGGCATGGCCGGGATGCTGCCCAATGGCTTCCCCCTCTCTTACAATCAGTCTCTGGCGAGCCTCTACACAGGGTCAATGCTCCCGGGGGGGCTGCCAGGGCCAGCTGCCACTCCAGGCCCCGCAGGAGCCAGCTTCCTGTCCCAGTATCCTCCCACCGctgcctccagctcctcctcctcctccccttcctccttctcctccttagCACTGTCCGAGGGCCACCGGGGTCCAGTTCTGGTGAACGGCGGGCATGTCAGCAGCGCCGACAGCTCGGATGACGACGATGATATAATTGAGGTGAGCGGACAGTGA
- the LOC118316664 gene encoding helicase ARIP4-like isoform X1 → MCDGEEGQLNGRPKEVAICYVSDEDGDSDGDDEDEGTPDQSHGAPFSSENEAQGGDPAVWQCTPPPSTSPSGDTPAHPPLYQPASRPRSRPASQMPSPPSALSGTKKRSSKPAHMRRNIRKLLREHQLEAVTKAVQQEELERRRRLDQQRKQDFPVPLLPEYTTGDVAKHVSSSSASAASLQEVKSATLCLDSPSTGISEDGGRTKARESSTTEHRRKTDVIDLSSGEDDDADDADADDAVHIGSESANEEESESEPSGIHANDALNRPDERGRVLVNLSHPAAEPDIFLSPQLARAVKPHQIGGVRFLYDNLVESVERFGSGSGFGCILAHSMGLGKTLQVISFIDVLFRHTQAHTVLAIVPVNTLQNWLSEFNTWVPPPEALPPDTDPALVTPRAFNVHILNDEHKNTATRAKVVEEWAKDGGVLLMGYEMYRLLSLKKSVVAGRKKKSKKTTGPVIVDLDEEDRQQELLKGIERALARPGPDVVICDEGHRIKNCHASTSQALKSIRTRRRVVLTGYPLQNNLIEYWCMVDFVRPDFLGTRQEFSNMFERPILNGQCVDSTPQDMQLMRYRSHVLHSLLEGFVQRRGHDVLKDQLPPKEEHVILVRLSPLQRALYTEFMNRFREAGNTGWLSLNPLKAFCVCCKIWNHPDVLHEAIQKENLASDQDLDLDDLTSTGPARCPTAPSQKSKALEGANPAGGLSLSQLQEKANQVITYEWSKDIMYDYEPGILENSAKMVMLFHLIEESVRKGDKLLVFSQSLSTLTVIEDFLAKRPVPPSPNTSGSGRPNQNWVRNLNYYRLDGSTTASERERLINQFNDPANTSVWVFLLSTRAGCLGVNLIGANRVVVFDASWNPCHDAQAVCRVYRYGQKKPCHIYRLVCDFTLEKKIYDRQISKQGMSDRVVDDLNPVLTFTRREVESLLHFVEEEPDPTQVLLQPQDRMESVLRKALHHYPHLITKQPFHHESLLMDRRELKLSSAQKTAAKKGYEEEKRASVPYTRPSYAHYYPASDQSLTNIPAFSQRNWRPPPHAEEKPVASVRPVQSTPVPMTSRQTCEDSAADDSPGSSLGGFPVSCLQKAGVFVQKIVTTTDIVIPGTNSSTDVQARIEAGASIHIIRGTKGTYIRTSDGRIFAIRAANKAKTAEGSTTAPPKDSQTPPVDVSTNGSPSPDKKQRVPSKSLPRPLSPDGPKILDELQRYTATVSGAQPGRAAESNANNPPSTKLPRTNGGSRKSFPSGDVSHHDASVTNVIQPKIDATAAQDLRTGPKRKASSSPLDVQPSKQRSAGKHSSASLAPQGFPFTGGYGLPPLGLNPTMLSGSLGHPLFVGAGSPYFQPPHTQLGDPSYMYTDLFGLGGASAAPTSSSSISAMTTTAAAVSSSSSSASVKAASLGPGALPPFMLSPSMAGMAGMLPNGFPLSYNQSLASLYTGSMLPGGLPGPAATPGPAGASFLSQYPPTAASSSSSSSPSSFSSLALSEGHRGPVLVNGGHVSSADSSDDDDDIIEVSGQ, encoded by the exons ACCAGTCCCACGGCGCCCCCTTCAGCTCCGAGAATGAGGCTCAGGGAGGGGACCCCGCTGTGTGGCAGTGCACTCCTCCCCCATCTACCTCACCTTCGGGGGACACGCCGGCCCACCCGCCCCTCTACCAGCCAGCGTCCAGACCCCGCTCCAGGCCGGCCAGCCAAatgccctcccctccctccgccctgTCGGGAACCAAGAAGAGAAGCTCCAAACCGGCGCACATGAGACGCAACATCAG GAAGCTGCTGAGGGAGCATCAGTTGGAGGCAGTGACCAAAGCCgtccagcaggaggagctggagaggaggcGACGCCTGGaccagcagagaaaacaggattTCCCCGTACCGCTGCTGCCTGAATACACAACTG gcGATGTGGCCAAGCACGTGTCCTCTTCATCGGCCTCAGCGGCGTCACTGCAAGAAGTGAAGTCGGCCACACTCTGCTTGGACTCCCCCAGCACCGGCATCAGCGAGGACGGCGGCAGGACTAAGGCGCGCGAGTCCTCGACCACGGAGCACAGGCGCAAAACag ACGTGATCGACCTGAGCTCGGGCGAGGACGACGACGCCGACGACGCCGACGCCGACGACGCCGTCCACATCGGCAGCGAGTCCGCCAAcgaggaagagagcgagagcgagccGAGCGGCATCCACGCCAACGACGCCCTCAACCGACCCGACGAGCGGGGCAGGGTGTTGGTCAACTTGAGCCACCCGGCTGCGGAGccggacattttcctttcaCCTCAGCTGGCACGGGCGGTCAAACCTCACCAG aTCGGTGGAGTCCGTTTCCTGTACGACAACCTGGTGGAGTCGGTGGAGCGCTTCGGCAGCGGCAGTGGATTCGGCTGCATCCTGGCTCACAGCATGGGCCTGGGCAAAACGCTGCAAGTCATCTCCTTCATCGACGTCCTGTTCCGACACACCCAGGCTCACACCGTGCTCGCCATCGTACCT gtGAACACGTTGCAGAACTGGCTGTCAGAGTTCAACACATGGGTCCCGCCCCCGGAGGCGTTGCCCCCGGATACAGACCCCGCGCTGGTGACGCCTCGTGCCTTTAATGTTCACATCCTCAACGACGAGCACAA AAATACAGCTACCAGGGCCAAGGTGGTGGAGGAGTGGGCAAAGGACGGCGGAGTGCTGCTGATGGGCTACGAGATGTACCGCCTCCTGTCGCTGAAGAAGAGCGTCGTGGccgggaggaagaagaagagcaagaaaacAACAGGACCTGTCATCGTTGACCTGGACGAAGAGGACAGGCAGCAGGAACTGCTCAAAG GTATCGAGAGAGCCTTAGCCCGGCCTGGTCCGGATGTGGTGATCTGTGACGAAGGCCATCGCATCAAGAACTGCCACGCCAGCACCTCCCAGGCTCTGAAGAGCATCCGAACTCGCCGCCGCGTGGTCCTGACCGGCTACCCGCTCCAGAACAACCTGATCGAGTACTGGTGCATGGTCGATTTTGTCAGACCCGACTTCCTTG GTACACGCCAGGAGTTCAGTAACATGTTTGAGCGTCCCATTCTGAACGGGCAGTGTGTGGACAGCACGCCTCAGGACATGCAGCTGATGAGGTACAGGAGCCACGTCCTGCACAGCCTGCTCGAGGGCTTCGTACAGAG ACGAGGCCATGACGTCCTGAAGGACCAGCTGCCCCCGAAGGAGGAGCACGTAATCCTGGTGCGTCTGTCTCCCCTGCAGAGGGCGCTCTACACCGAGTTCATGAACCGCTTCAGAGAGGCAGGAAACACTGGCTGGCTCAGCCTCAACCCACTGAAGGCGTTCTGTGTCTGCTGCAAG ATTTGGAACCATCCGGATGTCCTGCACGAGGCCATACAGAAGGAAAACCTGGCGAGtgaccaggacctggacctcGATGATCTGACCTCCACGGGACCCGCCCGCTGTCCAACCGCACCCAGTCAAAAGTCCAAGGCCCTGGAGGGTGCGAACCCCGCCGGCGGACTGAGTCTCAGCCAGCTGCAGGAGAAAGCCAACCAGGTCATCACCTACGAATGG TCGAAGGACATCATGTATGACTACGAACCCGGCATCCTGGAGAACTCCGCGAAGATGGTGATGCTGTTCCACCTGATAGAGGAGAGCGTCAGGAAGGGAGACAAACTGCTCGTCTTTAG TCAGAGTTTGTCCACGCTGACGGTGATTGAGGATTTCTTGGCCAAGAGGCCGGTGCCTCCCTCACCCAACACCTCCGGCAGTGGTAGACCCAATCAGAACTGGGTCCGCAACCTCAACTACTACA GACTGGATGGAAGTACGACGgcctccgagagagagagactgataaACCAATTCAACGATCCAGCCAACACCTCTGTGTGGGTCTTTCTGCTCTCGACCAG GGCTGGTTGTCTGGGTGTGAATCTGATCGGGGCGAACCGCGTGGTGGTGTTCGACGCCTCCTGGAACCCGTGCCATGATGCCCAGGCCGTGTGCCGCGTCTACCGCTACGGTCAAAAGAAGCCGTGTCACATCTACCGACTCGTGTGTGACTTCACGCTGGAGAAGAAGATCTACGACCGGCAGATCTCCAAACAGGGCATGTCAG ACCGGGTGGTGGATGACCTGAACCCCGTGCTGACCTTCACCAGGAGGGAGGTGGAgtctctccttcactttgtggaggaggagccggACCCCACCCAGGTCCTGCTGCAGCCCCAGGACCGAATGGAGAGTGTTCTCCGAAAGGCGCTGCACCACTATCCTCACCTAATTACCAAG CAACCATTCCACCATGAGTCCCTGCTGATGGACCGCCGGGAGCTGAAGCTGAGCAGCGCTCAGAAGACAGCTGCTAAGAAGGGctacgaggaggagaagagggcctCTGTGCCGTACACCCGCCCGTCCTACGCTCACTACTACCCGGCCAGTGACCAGAGCCTCACCAACATCCCGGCCTTCAGCCAGAGAAACTG GCGCCCTCCCCCTCATGCAGAGGAGAAGCCCGTGGCCAGTGTCCGGCCAGTCCAGTCCACCCCCGTTCCCATGACGTCCCGCCAGACGTGTGAAGACTCTGCCGCAGACGACTCACCCGGATCCAGCCTTGGAGGATTCCCAGTTAGCTGCCTGCAGAAAGCCGGGGTGTTTGTACAGAAGATTGTCACCACTACTG ACATAGTGATTCCAGGTACCAACAGTTCAACAGATGTCCAGGCCAGAATCGAAGCTGGAGCGAGCATCCACATCATCAGGGGCACCAAAG GGACCTACATCAGGACATCAGATGGACGAATCTTTGCCATCAGAGCAGCTAATAAGGCCAAGACTGCTGAGGGGAGCACGACAGCACCACCCAAAG ACTCGCAGACCCCACCTGTCGACGTTTCAACCAACGGCAGTCCGTCACCTGACAAGAAGCAGCGGGTACCCTCCAAGTCTTTGCCCCGCCCTCTTTCACCTGACGGCCCAAAGATCCTAGACGAGCTGCAGCGCTACACTGCCACAGTCTCCGGGGCTCAACCAGGCAGGGCGGCAGAGAGCAACGCGAACAACCCGCCTTCCACCAAACTGCCTCGAACCAACGGCGGCAGCAGGAAGAGTTTTCCCAGTGGAGATGTGAGCCACCACGATGCCTCTGTGACTAATGTAATCCAGCCCAAGATTGACGCCACTGCCGCCCAAGACCTGAGAACGGGCCCCAAACGCAaagcctcctcctcgcctctggATGTGCAGCCCAGCAAGCAGCGGTCTGCGGGCAAACACTCCTCAGCGTCTCTGGCCCCGCAAGGCTTCCCCTTCACTGGGGGCTACGGCCTCCCTCCCCTGGGCCTCAACCCAACCATGTTGAGTGGGTCGCTGGGGCACCCGCTCTTTGTCGGGGCTGGTTCGCCTTACTTCCAGCCCCCCCACACTCAACTGGGGGACCCCAGTTACATGTACACAGATCTGTTTGGCTTGGGCGGAGCCAGCGCAgcccccacctcctcttcctccatctcagCGATGACGACCACCGCCGCTGCCgtgtcatcttcctcctcctctgcatcagTCAAAGCTGCCAGTTTGGGTCCAGGTGCCCTGCCACCGTTCATGCTGAGCCCCAGCATGGCGGGCATGGCCGGGATGCTGCCCAATGGCTTCCCCCTCTCTTACAATCAGTCTCTGGCGAGCCTCTACACAGGGTCAATGCTCCCGGGGGGGCTGCCAGGGCCAGCTGCCACTCCAGGCCCCGCAGGAGCCAGCTTCCTGTCCCAGTATCCTCCCACCGctgcctccagctcctcctcctcctccccttcctccttctcctccttagCACTGTCCGAGGGCCACCGGGGTCCAGTTCTGGTGAACGGCGGGCATGTCAGCAGCGCCGACAGCTCGGATGACGACGATGATATAATTGAGGTGAGCGGACAGTGA